In Haloimpatiens massiliensis, the following are encoded in one genomic region:
- the mutT gene encoding 8-oxo-dGTP diphosphatase MutT — MKKIEVVAAIIKNHDKIFVTRRGYGEFENLWEFPGGKIETGETEEEALQREIKEELELDICINKYLTTVDYDYSSFHLTMHCFICNVCGGELHLNAHNDAKWITLEEIDKLPWVPADLLVIEKLKEI, encoded by the coding sequence ATGAAGAAGATAGAAGTAGTGGCAGCGATTATAAAAAATCATGATAAAATATTTGTTACCCGTCGTGGTTATGGTGAATTTGAGAACCTTTGGGAGTTTCCAGGTGGAAAAATAGAAACGGGAGAAACGGAGGAAGAAGCTCTTCAGCGTGAAATTAAAGAGGAACTAGAGTTAGATATCTGTATAAATAAATATTTAACTACTGTTGATTATGATTATTCAAGTTTTCATCTTACAATGCATTGTTTTATATGCAATGTATGTGGTGGTGAATTGCATTTAAACGCCCATAATGATGCTAAATGGATAACCTTAGAGGAAATAGACAAGCTTCCTTGGGTACCAGCGGATTTATTAGTCATTGAAAAACTTAAGGAAATATAA